AATATACCCAGCTTATTGGATCTCCTTTTTTAGTTAGCATTATAAATCCCGCACTTAATATTCCTATTCCACTTAAACTTATCATTGTTATTACCAATAATATTATTGATGATATTATGTTCATTTTTATTTCTACATCAAATGTATATATTAAAAATATAAACACTATTCCTGTGTTTATTATTGTAAATATTAATCTTGAAAATATTGTGTATATAAATACTTCCCATAATGGCGTTTCTGACAGAAGCAGGTACTCTATTGTTCCCATTATCTGCTCCTGCCTTATTACACTTTTAAATGTTGTTAGGGACAGTGTTGTATAACTCATGAATACACTTCCTGATATGAAATACGCTAAGATATTTCCTCCGTATTGCTCTATCATTGGAAAGTAGTTCCCCTGAGCTATAAACCTTCCCATGAATCCAAATTGTAATAATCCTAAGAATCCACTGAGTATCCCCAGCACTGCCTGGGTTTTATAGCTTTTCCATATTAATATATCTCTTATTATGTAGTTCATGAATTTTTTTATTCTTTTCATGATTTCACCTATTATTTTAAATTTTTCCAAAGTATTGCTTTTAACTAACTTCCTTGATTGGTTATAACAATCTTATCCACACGTCTTATTGATAAATATGTAAACAATACAATCCATATTATCCCATAAATAAACGCTTCTTTCGATTCTGTTAGCCAGATCATATCTACGATGATTTTTAATATTTTATTTTCCTGAAATAATATCATTAAAATATTTGTTATTTTTATTGTAACAAATATTATCCCAACTGATATAATGCTTCCTATCATTAGCTTTCCAGGTAAAAATGTGGTCACCAATATTGCAAAGGATGTGAATACCAATGTTTTTAGAATATTTATAATTATTGGGGAGATTATTTCTATTATTCCAATGTTTGCATTAACTTCCATTGCTCCCAATGTGAATGAACCCATTATTATTCCTGCACCAACTGTTATTAAAACAAACGCTATAAAAAATTGTAAAGTTATAAAAAGATAAAAATTGCATAATCTATTTAACATCCATCTTATTCTGCTTTTACCACACAACAAATGTGTTAAAAATGTTCCTTCTACATATTCTATATTAAAAGCTAAATCTGCTAACATCAACATTAATATTGGAATCAATAATTCCTGAGTATTAGATATAAAATGCATACTTATTGCTAACCCACTGGCTATCTGGCCTTCAACTATTTTTCCGCTTGCTTTTAAAATAAAGACAGTTAATACACCTACAATAACATATATTGATTGAATAATTATCCAGTGTTTATATTTGAATAAAATTTTCATAAAATCACCTCTTTTTCTATTATTAAATCCACGAGGTTTTTATAAATTTCAGGATTTGTTCCGGCAATTATACATGTCTTTCCTTTTTCTTTATAACTTTTAAGGATTTCTAACAATGTATCGATTCTTTTCTGGTCAAGGGCAAGCTCTGGCTCATCCCATATCAGAAGTTCTGGCTCATTTATCAATGAAAATGTCAGTTTTGCTATTTTTCTCATTCCATGAGAGGATTTTTTGTATTTTCTATCAAAATCTATATCCCAGAATTTTTCGTATTTTTCTATTTCTTTTTTTGCATGTTCATATGTAAGACCTTTTTCTTTTGCAAAATACATTATGTTTTCTTTCAAACTCAATTCTTTATATAGCCCCATACCATCAACTACCATCCCTACACTTTTCAAAACTTCGGACTCCTTATATGGTTCTTTTCCTAAAACTTTTATTTTTCCATTTTTGGGTTTTATTATTCCTCCAAGCAATTTCAAAATTGTACTTTTCCCGGAACCATTTGAACCTTTTATATAAACAAATTCTCCTTTGCTTATTCTCATAGAAAAATTTTCAACAATTTTTGGTCCATTATTAAAATAAAATAGAATATCCTCCATAACAACTACATCCATATTTTCACCTCTTCAAAGAAATATTTTCAATTAGCCTCCTCATTATATTTTTTTATATTTTCAAAATAAATTAGTTATCAAAAATTAGATTTTTAAAAACACCTTTATCTACTAATCATATAAAGTAGATAAAGGTGAATTTGAATCTTTCTTTCATTTGTTATTTTGAATTTACTTTAACTTCAAACTTTCTATTATTTAAAACATTATTTTTAATCCATAATGAAAGCTCGTTTTTTAATGTCCATTTATACTCACTACATCTTTTTTCGAAAATATCCACATCTTCTGGAAATAGTATTCTATATGGACATCCGCCATTACATAACGGCAAAATACTACATTCGCTACATTCTTTTATATCCAACGGATCAAAAGCCATCCATTTAATATAGCGCGAATAATTTGTTATACCTTCACTTACTGTTCCAATACTTTTTTCTTTTTGTCCAACTTCATTCCAGCATTTATATATAGTTCCATTTGGATCTATAACAAATGAATTTTTCCTTACAGCGCCACAACTTCCAAAAGTTAAAACTGGATAATTAGTTAAATAAGAATATTCATCTTTTTCTTTTATCTTTAAATATTTTAAAGCAAATTCTTCTATATGAAAACACGTTTTAGCAAAGTTATTGTGATGAATGTTGTCCAATGAAACTGGTGCTATGTAAGGAAAAATATTTAACTTTAATTTTTTTAATTCTTCTAATAAAGCTGGAATTTTCTCTTCATTAGTTTTATCCATATTAATTCTAATTAATATTCTTTCAAAGTATTGAGAAATGTTTTTTAAATTACTTATAATAATATCATAAGATTTTCCATTTTTATGAGGTCGTCTTATATCATGAATCTCTTTAGGCCCATCTAAAGTAATCTGAACCGTTTCTACATTGCAGTTTTCGGATAATATTTTTGCATATTTTTCATCCAAAAGATAGCCATTCGTTATTATTGAAGATTTAAATTTTATTTTTTTATTATCTAATAGTTTTTTTATTTTTTTTGATAAATATTCTATTATTTCAATACTAAGAAGTGGCTCTCCTCCATACCAATTAATATACAAAAATTGAATATTAGGTGTAATTCTTTTGTCAATAAAATCAAAAACTTTATCAACCGTTGACTTATTCATGTATGATTCTTGCTTATATTCTTGCTGATAACAATAAAAACATTTAAAATTACAATCTAATGTAGGAGCAATTGTTAACGATAAGGTATTTTGTAAAAATTTTGCCTCCCAATTTTTTAGTTTAACATAACTATTTTCATCGAAATCTTCAGGAACTATGTATAAAGCCTTTTTTAATTCATAAAAAACATCAGGATATAATTTCTCCAAACTCTTGAAATCTTTTTTTATTAACATTTCATATGATTCGTTTTTTAATTCACATAATCCATTATTTAATGCATTATATGCATATATTTTATTTTCTATAACAAAAAAAGTTAAATATTTTCCAAATTTCATACCCATATATCTCACCCTTTAAAATATACAAAAATTATTTAATGTAAATATATTATGCATATATGACTTGAACAATCTTGTGTTGTGCAATTTTGAATAAAACACCAATTTCCACACCAATCAATTCCGCATCCTTCAATCGTATTTTCATCATCATTAATAGGTTTTATAATCCACAACATAATTAACACCTCCTAAATTCCCTGATCTACTGCTCTACAAAGATTAGAGTCGCAAATAGGCGGTGAAAAGCGGCATGAATAAATCCAGCTACAACTATGTGAAGGATTATTGCATGGACAATTTGTATAACAAATAACTAATAAACAAAAGCAATCTAATTCATCACCTTCATCTATGGGTTTCATTATCCATTCCATTATTACACCCCCACTAAGGTTAATGCTGTTTTAAACATAAAAAATACCTTTATGATATAGTTTTATAGGAAATAAATATATACCAATGATTTTTCTCTGGCACCAGAATAAAGAAGACTGCTAACAGCCGGCTGAAAAATCAAAAATTTTAATAATTTTTGATATAATAATTACGACAAACTTGTTGTTAATCAGAAATTTTATTTCTAAATTTCTTGTTGAAATTGAGGATTAATTGAGTTTGTTGATGAAGAATAAAATCAAACAAATTTATCTTGATTTATATATGACATTTGTATGAAACAGACATCTTCTTTACGTTTACATTAAAAGTATAATTGTGAATTTTATAACTCAATAATTCAAGATAAAACTCAATAAATGTATAATTTTTATATTATGTTACGGTACAATTAAAAGATATTATTTTCACTTATTCAAATTACAATAATTTTAGCAAAAAAAAAAAAAGAAGTCAACTATACCATGTAAAATTTAAGTAAAATTATAATAGTTTTTTATTTTCTAAAATTAAAAATTTTCACATAATTATTATATCAACTGATATATTTTTATTTTTATTTTTTTGTTTAATTTCAATAACATAATCATCTTTTTGTATGTCATATCCTTTTATTTTTATTTTTCCTCTATTTGGTATTATAAACATTCCTATTGTTTTTATTAACGTCGTTTTTCCTGCTCCGTTTGGTCCAAATATCGTTACTTTTTCTCCTTTGTTTATTGTAATATTTATATTTTCCAGTGTTTTTATTTTGTTTTTATATATTTTTGTCAAATTTTCGGGGGAGCAAATCGCATCTTCTAAGCCATCATATTCTTCAAAAGAAATAAAAATAGGTAAATATTTATCTTTTATTTTTTCAACTATATCTCTTAAAAATGTTGTTTTTCCACTTTCTACATCCTCTTCATTATTTAAAAAAAGGTTTTTTACTTCAAAATTATTTGATCACCTGATATATTAATTATCAACTTAATTATTGAAAATATACTGTGAATTTTTTTATTTGTATTGAGTTTTCTTTTTTTTTTTATATAATACTTATGAATAAAATTTTAAAATGAAGATTTAGTATAATTTTAATTTAAAAAGGGGTTTTTGTATGTATTTGATTGATGCTACATATATTTCTAATTTCATTCTTATACAAAAAGATAATAAATTTAATACATTGAAAAAGATTCCGATTTCAACTTTATCAAATAAACTTATAAAAGATATTAGTTTCTATACAGTAAAAACTAATAATAATGTAGAAGTACCATTACCAATATTAAACAATAAAATTATCAAAATAAAAAATAAATTAATATGTGCAAATGAATTAATGAAACAAATTCCACTAAAGTAAACTTTTCACAGGAGGTGGCTTTATGGGCATTAGAATGGATGCTATTTATGAAGGGAATGTTAGTGGGTATGGACATGTTAATCAAGGAAGATACGTTACAGGTTCAGAAGCATGGGAAAAATTTCAACAAAGGAAAGCTCAAAAAATTGAAGAATTTAACCAAAAAGGCATTGAAGGATGGAAAGAAACTAAAGAAGCAGCAAAGTGGGGAGGAATTGGCGGGGCAATAGGATATCTTGGATTGGCAGCCGTTAGTTCTAATCCAATTACGTTATCAGGGTTGGCTGGAGGAATAGTTCTTGGAGCAATCGAAGGAGCAATAACTTCTGATATAGCTTCGTGGGGTAAATGATAATGAATAAAAAAATATTATTTAAAGTTATTAAAAGTATAAGCCCTTTAATATTATTAACCGTAATAATTAAAAAATTTAGTGATTATCCAGTTTCAACAAAAGATCTTATAGGATATATTTTAATTTTTAGTTCCATTTTATTTGTGATGTTTAATTTACAGGAAAACTATAACATTAATAATAAAATAATAACTAAACAACTTATTATTTTATTTGTTATAAATAATTTCTTCTTTTTATGGGGGGCCCTGCCCGTGGTTATGGCTATGAATATAGTTTCTATTTTTATATATTTTGAAAAATTACCCGGCATGAAAAAAGATTAATAAAAATATCTCCAAGAAATATTTCAGGAGAAAGAAATACTCGTTGAATTTATTAACATGTATCAATATTAATAAAAATGCCGGAATTTCCGGCATTTTTATTATTTCACCTTTGTTGGATGTCTATTCTTGATGAAATCATTGTTTCCAAACCAAAACTTTCAGCAACTTTTAAATACTCAGAAGTTTTTAATAATCACCAAAATTTTGTGATTTCAAATACCAATCCTGTAGAAATATCTTTTAATCTTATTATATCCTGAAGCGTTTTAAAGGATTCATCCAACAAAACAGTATATTTCGTTAAAAGGTCTTTTACTGCGGATTCACTTCCAACAGGTAATGGTTGTTCTATTGCTACTACGTTAAGATCTTTAAATACATCAAGTATTTTTTTTACTTCATAATGGTTAAATATACCTTTAAAATCTATCCATATTTTGTATTTATCAATATTTGCTTTTAATATCTCCAATTCTTCTAAAGATATTTTTTCAATGAATTCAATTTTAATCATTAATGCATCTATTAATTCATCATAAACAGCATATCCCATATCATTATAAAAATATAATTTTTTCATTTTCTTCTTTCCTTTTCCTTGGCATTGCGTATTCACCCCTTACAAGATTTGGATAAAAAATAAGAAAGTGATATCATAAAATTGAAAAAAAGAAAGGGGTGTTTTTTAATGAGAAAACGTACTAATTATGAACCTGAATTTAAGTTTGGCTTTTTCAGCAAAGCTGAAAAGATTTATGTTTCTTTATTATAAAATCATTTAATCCTATTAACTGCTGTAAGCAGTTAAAGAATATCTTTCTGATGATTCATTAACTCTAACATATTTTGCTTCGCAAAATAGAAATAGGTAAAAATTTTAATTATATAAAATATTTTTTATCTTCGATAAAAATGGGTTAAAAAATATAAAGATTCTAATTATGATGATAACGTGTTTCATTTTAAAAAAGGTCGTCCTAGTTCTATGATTTCCGATATTTCTAAATCATGCTGCGCAAGCTGTATGATTTTTTATTTTATAAATTTATATATATATTTTTATGTTTATTTTTCTTATTTGGTTTTGCGAAGCAAAATGCTTTGGTATTATTAAGTCTAATTCAAATAATACTAATGATTCTGTTGTTTTAGAGAAAAAACTTAAATATTATGAACAATCGTTATGATTGTCTTCTTCTTGAAAAAGAACTTCTTATTAAAATGCAAGAGGATGAAATTAATTTTTTGAAAAAACAACAACAACAGAAAAGAAAGTAACTTTTATTGGTGATTTGTTGATTATTACATGATGCTTTGCATCATGATATTTTGTTTTTTTTATTTGTTTTAATATATATATCTTTTAAATATATCTTTATGATTTTTTAGTTTGAAAACAAACTGAAAAACTTATGGTGTTTCTTTAAATTATATGCTTAATCATTATAA
This genomic stretch from Marinitoga sp. 1197 harbors:
- a CDS encoding ABC transporter permease — translated: MEKFKIIGEIMKRIKKFMNYIIRDILIWKSYKTQAVLGILSGFLGLLQFGFMGRFIAQGNYFPMIEQYGGNILAYFISGSVFMSYTTLSLTTFKSVIRQEQIMGTIEYLLLSETPLWEVFIYTIFSRLIFTIINTGIVFIFLIYTFDVEIKMNIISSIILLVITMISLSGIGILSAGFIMLTKKGDPISWVY
- a CDS encoding ATP-binding cassette domain-containing protein produces the protein MDVVVMEDILFYFNNGPKIVENFSMRISKGEFVYIKGSNGSGKSTILKLLGGIIKPKNGKIKVLGKEPYKESEVLKSVGMVVDGMGLYKELSLKENIMYFAKEKGLTYEHAKKEIEKYEKFWDIDFDRKYKKSSHGMRKIAKLTFSLINEPELLIWDEPELALDQKRIDTLLEILKSYKEKGKTCIIAGTNPEIYKNLVDLIIEKEVIL
- a CDS encoding radical SAM/SPASM domain-containing protein; its protein translation is MGMKFGKYLTFFVIENKIYAYNALNNGLCELKNESYEMLIKKDFKSLEKLYPDVFYELKKALYIVPEDFDENSYVKLKNWEAKFLQNTLSLTIAPTLDCNFKCFYCYQQEYKQESYMNKSTVDKVFDFIDKRITPNIQFLYINWYGGEPLLSIEIIEYLSKKIKKLLDNKKIKFKSSIITNGYLLDEKYAKILSENCNVETVQITLDGPKEIHDIRRPHKNGKSYDIIISNLKNISQYFERILIRINMDKTNEEKIPALLEELKKLKLNIFPYIAPVSLDNIHHNNFAKTCFHIEEFALKYLKIKEKDEYSYLTNYPVLTFGSCGAVRKNSFVIDPNGTIYKCWNEVGQKEKSIGTVSEGITNYSRYIKWMAFDPLDIKECSECSILPLCNGGCPYRILFPEDVDIFEKRCSEYKWTLKNELSLWIKNNVLNNRKFEVKVNSK
- a CDS encoding ATP-binding cassette domain-containing protein; the encoded protein is MTKIYKNKIKTLENINITINKGEKVTIFGPNGAGKTTLIKTIGMFIIPNRGKIKIKGYDIQKDDYVIEIKQKNKNKNISVDIIIM